In Limnohabitans sp. INBF002, one genomic interval encodes:
- a CDS encoding phosphogluconate dehydrogenase C-terminal domain-containing protein — MTVKIALFGAGGKMGVRLSQNLKGSAYQVSHIEPGEVGRKRLREEVGVECVPVEQALADADVVILAVPDTLIGKLSAEIAPKLKAGTMVMTLDAAAPFAGHLPNRPDLVYFVAHPCHPSIFNSKAHTEGSPDYFGGVSAPQSIVSALMQGDESTFALGEAIAKTIYQPIERSYRVTVEQMALLEPGLSETVCATLLDVMREAMDEVVARGVPPEAARDFLLGHMTILSAVIFKQIPGQFSDACNKAIVNGKPRLMRDDWKKIFDRAEIAESIERIT; from the coding sequence ATGACAGTAAAGATTGCTTTGTTTGGTGCAGGTGGAAAGATGGGCGTTCGCCTGTCTCAAAACCTGAAAGGTTCGGCTTACCAGGTCAGTCATATTGAGCCGGGTGAAGTAGGTCGCAAGCGCCTGCGAGAAGAAGTCGGTGTGGAATGTGTGCCCGTGGAACAGGCCTTGGCAGACGCCGATGTGGTCATCCTCGCCGTCCCCGACACATTGATCGGAAAACTATCGGCAGAGATTGCCCCCAAGCTGAAAGCCGGCACCATGGTCATGACCTTGGATGCAGCGGCTCCTTTCGCAGGTCACTTGCCCAACCGTCCTGACTTGGTTTACTTCGTGGCGCATCCTTGCCACCCCTCTATCTTCAATTCCAAAGCGCACACAGAAGGCTCACCCGATTACTTTGGGGGCGTGAGCGCACCACAGTCGATCGTGAGCGCGTTGATGCAGGGTGATGAATCTACTTTTGCATTGGGTGAGGCCATCGCCAAGACCATTTACCAACCCATCGAACGTTCATACCGCGTCACTGTTGAACAAATGGCGCTGCTTGAGCCAGGCTTGTCTGAGACTGTGTGCGCAACATTGCTAGATGTCATGCGTGAGGCGATGGACGAAGTCGTTGCGCGCGGCGTACCGCCAGAGGCAGCACGCGACTTTCTGCTCGGCCATATGACGATCTTGAGCGCAGTGATCTTCAAACAAATCCCAGGTCAATTCTCTGACGCCTGCAACAAAGCCATCGTGAACGGCAAGCCTCGCTTGATGCGCGATGACTGGAAAAAGATTTTTGATCGCGCAGAAATTGCCGAAAGCATTGAGCGAATTACCTGA
- a CDS encoding ribulose-bisphosphate carboxylase large subunit family protein, whose product MTERIHATYWLETPEDPLRAAQTIAGEQSSGTFLSLANETDELKERSGARIERLTVLETDTQPSLPGKYKEGATFTRCLLELSWSIDNMGVSLPNVMATVAGNLFELQCVSGLRILDLQLPPIFARTYPGPAFGIAGTRQLAGVPNGPLIGTIIKPSVGLSPEQTGLEARKLIQGGIDFIKDDELQAVGPHCPFEDRVRAVMREVHQASDRLGRKVMVAFNLTGELDDMKRRHDFVQSQGGTCIMVSLNAIGLVGLHELRRHTALPIHAHRNGWGYLSRHPALGWDYRAWHKIWRLAGADHLHVNGIGNKFSETDEQVAESVRAVIEPMWSDAPMHVMPVFSSGQTGLVAAATYASTSNSQDLIFAAGGGIFGHPAGVASGVAALRQAWDAAVAGVPLQQAASEKTELGQAMGFWS is encoded by the coding sequence ATGACTGAACGCATTCACGCCACCTACTGGTTAGAAACCCCTGAAGATCCACTTCGCGCGGCTCAAACCATCGCTGGAGAACAGTCCAGCGGTACTTTCCTATCTCTGGCTAACGAGACCGATGAACTCAAAGAGCGAAGCGGTGCACGCATTGAGCGCCTCACCGTATTAGAGACAGACACGCAACCCAGTCTTCCAGGTAAGTACAAAGAAGGTGCCACGTTCACCCGATGTCTTTTGGAGCTGTCATGGTCAATTGACAACATGGGGGTTTCACTTCCCAACGTCATGGCGACAGTCGCAGGTAACTTGTTTGAGTTGCAGTGCGTTTCAGGTCTGCGAATTTTGGACCTCCAACTCCCCCCCATATTCGCTCGCACCTACCCCGGCCCCGCATTTGGCATTGCAGGCACGCGCCAGCTCGCAGGCGTTCCCAATGGGCCCTTAATTGGCACGATCATTAAACCGAGTGTGGGGCTCTCGCCAGAACAAACTGGGCTGGAAGCCAGAAAACTCATACAAGGCGGCATTGACTTCATCAAAGATGATGAACTTCAGGCCGTAGGACCACACTGCCCTTTCGAGGACCGCGTGCGTGCCGTCATGCGCGAAGTACATCAAGCCTCCGATCGCCTGGGCCGAAAGGTCATGGTGGCCTTCAACCTCACGGGTGAGCTCGATGACATGAAACGCCGTCATGACTTCGTTCAATCGCAAGGTGGCACGTGCATCATGGTGAGCCTCAACGCCATCGGACTCGTTGGCTTGCACGAACTTCGTCGCCATACAGCGTTGCCCATTCATGCACACCGCAATGGCTGGGGCTATTTGAGCCGGCACCCTGCATTAGGTTGGGATTACCGTGCCTGGCATAAGATTTGGCGCTTGGCCGGTGCGGACCATCTGCACGTCAACGGCATTGGCAACAAATTCAGTGAGACCGATGAACAAGTGGCCGAGTCTGTGCGTGCCGTGATTGAGCCCATGTGGTCAGATGCCCCCATGCACGTGATGCCCGTGTTTAGCTCGGGGCAAACAGGCTTGGTTGCTGCAGCAACGTATGCATCGACATCCAACAGCCAAGACTTGATCTTTGCAGCAGGCGGTGGAATTTTTGGCCACCCAGCTGGCGTCGCTTCAGGCGTCGCGGCGTTGCGTCAGGCCTGGGATGCCGCAGTCGCAGGCGTGCCGCTCCAGCAAGCTGCGTCAGAAAAAACTGAGTTGGGTCAAGCAATGGGGTTTTGGTCATGA
- a CDS encoding TRAP transporter small permease, which produces MKYLESWFLTANRWALIVLLAAMSMIIFANISLRYFTNESIEWAEEVARYLMVWLTFLGAGPVLRYGGHIAVENLQDSLPTAWARALRVLIALMLSGFFCFIIWYGLIYVERVQYQVTPTTQISMSWIYASMPLGGALLLIHWLLIVRDYVATRTFASDSHFDATASASL; this is translated from the coding sequence ATGAAATATCTTGAGTCGTGGTTTCTGACGGCCAATCGCTGGGCATTAATCGTTTTACTCGCAGCGATGTCCATGATTATTTTTGCCAACATTTCGTTGCGCTACTTTACAAATGAGTCCATCGAATGGGCAGAAGAAGTAGCCCGCTACTTGATGGTTTGGTTGACGTTTTTAGGGGCAGGTCCCGTGCTGCGCTATGGCGGTCATATTGCAGTTGAAAACTTGCAGGACAGCCTGCCCACCGCCTGGGCACGCGCGCTTCGCGTATTGATTGCATTGATGTTGTCGGGGTTTTTCTGCTTCATCATTTGGTACGGCCTCATCTATGTTGAGCGCGTTCAATACCAAGTCACACCCACCACACAAATTTCAATGTCATGGATCTACGCATCCATGCCTTTGGGCGGCGCATTGCTGCTCATACATTGGTTGCTCATTGTTCGCGACTATGTAGCGACGCGCACCTTCGCATCCGATTCACATTTCGACGCCACCGCGAGTGCTTCACTATGA
- a CDS encoding TRAP transporter substrate-binding protein — protein MNKTKLTIAATALLAGMAVNAETILKIGYSNAINSHYGVGAVAFCEGVEKGTQGRYKCQQYPNNALGGEREMIEAVQIGTQDLANVSTGPLGNFVPEVKVVDIPFLFRDYDHARKVMDGPIGQDLLKKMTSKGVVGLAWTENGFRHMTNSKRAIYTPDDAKGLKMRTMENKVHMDGYKTFGILPTPMAWPEVFGALQQGTVDGQENPIPVILSGKLWQVQKHFSLTNHVYSPAALIISPAIWQKLSDTDKAVFVDAAKKASVIQRKKVNDDESNGITQMEKEGMQVVKKVDGDAFRKAVTPAYATFAKEFGADKIAAIQAIK, from the coding sequence ATGAACAAAACTAAATTGACCATTGCAGCAACCGCACTTCTCGCAGGCATGGCTGTCAACGCAGAAACCATTCTGAAGATTGGGTACTCAAACGCCATTAACTCGCACTACGGTGTGGGCGCGGTGGCTTTCTGCGAGGGCGTTGAAAAAGGAACGCAAGGGCGCTACAAATGCCAGCAGTACCCCAACAATGCACTGGGTGGCGAACGCGAAATGATTGAGGCTGTACAGATTGGCACCCAAGATCTTGCCAACGTCTCAACAGGCCCATTGGGCAACTTTGTGCCTGAAGTCAAGGTTGTAGATATTCCCTTCCTGTTCCGCGACTATGACCACGCACGAAAAGTGATGGATGGCCCGATTGGTCAGGATCTGCTGAAGAAGATGACCTCCAAGGGTGTGGTGGGTCTCGCTTGGACAGAAAACGGTTTCCGTCACATGACCAACAGCAAGCGCGCCATCTACACGCCAGATGATGCCAAGGGCCTGAAGATGCGAACCATGGAAAACAAGGTTCACATGGATGGCTACAAAACTTTTGGAATCTTGCCCACCCCCATGGCATGGCCTGAAGTATTTGGTGCCTTGCAACAAGGCACCGTGGATGGCCAAGAGAACCCGATCCCCGTCATCTTGTCGGGCAAGTTGTGGCAAGTTCAAAAGCATTTTTCGTTGACGAATCACGTGTATTCACCAGCAGCATTGATCATCTCGCCTGCAATCTGGCAAAAACTTTCTGACACCGACAAAGCAGTCTTTGTTGATGCCGCCAAGAAAGCTTCTGTGATCCAGCGCAAAAAAGTCAACGACGATGAAAGCAACGGCATCACCCAAATGGAGAAAGAGGGCATGCAAGTTGTGAAAAAGGTAGACGGCGATGCATTCCGCAAAGCCGTAACGCCTGCTTACGCAACGTTTGCGAAAGAGTTTGGTGCTGACAAGATTGCCGCAATCCAGGCCATCAAATAA
- the oiaK gene encoding 3-oxo-isoapionate kinase OiaK, with translation MNHATSELLPDGPLLAYYGDDFTGSTDVMEAFTLAGVPTVLFLQTPSQAWVKKFSHMKCVGLAGTSRGRSPAWMQQNLPPAFASLKAFGAPILQYKVCSTFDSNPEIGSIGTAIDLGVKVMGDSWSPMVVGAPRLRRYQAFGHLFAAMGDAVHRLDRHPTMSRHPVTPMDEADLKQHLAKQTSKRIELVDLVALKQGLGQQRLDAAMGNDGPVVLLDVIDEETLALAGQLVWTNRGSGLFSASSSGLAYALVAHWRRVGLLSAPTDFPQTKGVDCIAAISGSCSPVTASQITWAAAHGFDTQRMDVKAVLSADTCAVEVERLVQLAQLAVQKRVSPLIYSASGPDDPAVLGFSKLASEAGIELSQAHERVGQALASIMRRIVDTTGIQRIAIAGGDSSGAVASALDIAALTVVSQLTPGAPLCRAHAESTDMDGLEVALKGGQMGGPDFFERVLKGTA, from the coding sequence ATGAACCACGCCACATCTGAGCTGCTGCCTGATGGCCCTCTGTTGGCTTATTACGGGGATGACTTCACTGGCTCTACCGATGTCATGGAAGCATTCACCCTGGCTGGCGTACCCACCGTTTTGTTTTTGCAGACACCGTCTCAGGCTTGGGTGAAAAAGTTTTCGCATATGAAATGCGTTGGCTTAGCGGGCACATCTCGCGGGCGTAGCCCTGCATGGATGCAGCAAAACCTGCCGCCCGCGTTTGCAAGCCTCAAGGCGTTTGGCGCACCCATCTTGCAATACAAGGTTTGTTCCACCTTTGATTCCAACCCTGAGATTGGCTCCATTGGTACGGCCATTGATCTTGGGGTCAAAGTGATGGGAGATTCCTGGTCTCCGATGGTGGTCGGCGCCCCTCGCTTGCGTCGCTATCAGGCGTTCGGACATTTGTTTGCAGCAATGGGAGACGCGGTTCATCGACTCGATCGCCACCCCACCATGTCGCGCCATCCAGTGACACCGATGGACGAGGCCGATTTGAAACAACATTTGGCCAAACAGACATCCAAGCGCATTGAACTTGTGGACCTGGTGGCACTCAAACAAGGTCTGGGTCAACAACGTTTGGATGCAGCCATGGGCAACGACGGTCCCGTTGTTTTGCTCGATGTGATTGATGAAGAAACACTCGCTCTTGCAGGTCAACTCGTCTGGACGAACCGAGGATCTGGTCTCTTTTCTGCATCCTCATCGGGCTTGGCATACGCTTTGGTTGCACATTGGCGACGCGTTGGATTACTCAGCGCCCCCACTGACTTTCCACAGACAAAAGGCGTCGATTGCATCGCCGCCATTAGTGGAAGTTGCTCACCCGTGACCGCAAGTCAAATCACGTGGGCTGCGGCGCATGGTTTTGATACGCAACGCATGGATGTCAAAGCCGTCTTGTCAGCAGACACATGTGCAGTCGAAGTTGAACGGCTGGTTCAGTTAGCGCAACTGGCCGTGCAAAAACGGGTGAGTCCTTTGATCTATTCAGCGAGTGGACCCGATGACCCTGCGGTCCTCGGCTTTTCAAAACTCGCCAGTGAGGCCGGCATAGAACTGTCTCAAGCCCATGAACGCGTAGGCCAAGCCCTGGCGTCGATCATGCGACGCATTGTGGACACCACGGGTATTCAACGCATCGCGATTGCGGGCGGCGATAGTTCGGGCGCGGTTGCCAGTGCCCTCGATATTGCAGCACTCACCGTTGTCAGCCAACTGACACCAGGTGCGCCGCTGTGTCGCGCACACGCAGAATCGACAGACATGGATGGCTTGGAGGTGGCGTTGAAAGGCGGACAAATGGGTGGACCTGACTTTTTTGAACGGGTACTGAAAGGCACCGCCTAG
- the nanR gene encoding transcriptional regulator NanR, translating into MKTEPIQRRKIYQEVVDRLLQRIRSGEWRAGDQLPSERDLMDTYGVGRPAIREALQDLARSGIVEITHGERARVVVPTADLLIEQVAGGAKHMLLMEPGMLEHLKDARVFLETGLCKMAAQNATQEDKARLLARWEAHCEALNEMDQFLYRDMLFHREIASISGNPIFPSIVEALFNWAGEYYQNIVRAPGSEQLTLAEHRRIYEAIADSNGDLAAEAMRDHLLRANELYRRSPTDTSSVEVREVKAA; encoded by the coding sequence ATGAAAACAGAACCCATACAGCGTAGAAAGATTTACCAAGAAGTCGTAGACCGATTGCTACAGCGTATTCGCTCAGGCGAATGGCGCGCTGGTGATCAACTGCCCTCTGAACGTGACCTGATGGACACGTACGGTGTAGGGCGCCCCGCGATTCGTGAAGCCTTGCAAGACCTTGCCCGTTCCGGCATCGTGGAGATCACCCATGGCGAACGCGCCCGCGTGGTGGTACCAACGGCTGATTTGTTGATTGAACAGGTCGCTGGTGGCGCGAAACACATGTTGCTCATGGAGCCGGGAATGCTGGAGCATCTCAAAGATGCACGCGTTTTTCTGGAAACTGGGTTGTGCAAGATGGCGGCTCAAAATGCGACCCAAGAAGACAAAGCCCGGTTGTTAGCGCGATGGGAAGCGCATTGCGAAGCGCTGAACGAGATGGATCAGTTTCTTTATCGCGACATGTTGTTCCATCGCGAGATTGCGTCTATTTCGGGCAATCCAATTTTTCCATCGATTGTTGAGGCGCTTTTCAACTGGGCTGGTGAGTATTACCAAAACATCGTTCGGGCCCCTGGCTCAGAACAACTCACTTTGGCAGAACATCGCCGAATTTATGAGGCGATCGCAGATAGCAACGGAGACCTCGCGGCTGAAGCGATGCGAGACCACCTGCTGCGTGCCAATGAGCTTTACAGGCGATCACCCACCGACACCAGCTCGGTTGAGGTACGTGAAGTCAAAGCGGCATAA
- a CDS encoding tripartite tricarboxylate transporter substrate binding protein: MFHFRRKFLLSALSIATSMVASTGAFAQEFPNKTITIVVPFSAGGGVDTIARLLAEKLRGTLKQNVIVDNKAGGSGMIGANAVVKATPDGYTLLLGSAGETAINAFVYKNKMQYNPAKDLAPITLVTRIPNVLVASPTLPVKNIEELVAYGKKNPGKLAYSTSGVGNPQHLNGELLEELAGIHMVHIPYKGASGQLVDVVSGNVDMTFVSYTAAKAFIKDGKVKVIAVTSAKRTSFAPEIPAIAEYKPLAKYQLENWFGLFAPAGTPDAVLQKLNAAVTQAIKDPDLAKRLQDQGGEPAPMSTQQFRDFIKTESVQFQRIVETANITAE, from the coding sequence ATGTTTCATTTCCGTCGCAAATTCTTGCTAAGCGCCCTGTCTATCGCGACCAGCATGGTCGCAAGCACAGGTGCATTCGCTCAAGAGTTCCCAAATAAAACCATCACCATCGTTGTGCCCTTTTCTGCGGGCGGCGGTGTCGACACCATTGCACGCTTGTTGGCTGAAAAGCTGCGTGGCACGTTGAAACAAAACGTCATCGTGGACAACAAGGCCGGGGGCAGCGGCATGATTGGTGCAAACGCTGTGGTCAAAGCAACGCCCGACGGATACACCTTGCTGCTGGGTTCTGCCGGGGAAACAGCCATCAACGCGTTTGTTTACAAAAACAAAATGCAATACAACCCAGCCAAAGATTTGGCCCCCATCACGTTGGTCACGCGTATTCCAAACGTCTTGGTCGCAAGCCCCACACTGCCAGTGAAAAACATCGAAGAGTTGGTGGCTTATGGCAAAAAGAACCCAGGCAAGCTGGCCTACTCAACCAGCGGCGTCGGCAACCCTCAACATTTGAATGGTGAGTTGTTAGAAGAACTGGCTGGCATCCACATGGTGCACATTCCCTACAAAGGCGCATCAGGACAATTGGTCGATGTGGTGTCTGGCAACGTCGACATGACCTTTGTGAGCTACACAGCGGCTAAGGCATTCATCAAGGATGGCAAAGTCAAAGTCATTGCTGTGACCTCTGCCAAACGCACCAGCTTTGCACCGGAAATTCCAGCCATTGCCGAATACAAGCCATTGGCAAAGTACCAGTTGGAAAACTGGTTTGGCCTATTTGCCCCCGCTGGCACGCCCGACGCTGTGTTGCAAAAGCTCAATGCGGCGGTGACCCAAGCCATCAAAGACCCGGACTTGGCCAAGCGCCTACAAGACCAAGGTGGCGAACCTGCACCCATGAGTACACAGCAATTCCGTGACTTCATCAAAACGGAGTCTGTGCAATTCCAACGCATTGTGGAAACCGCAAACATCACCGCAGAGTAA
- a CDS encoding DUF333 domain-containing protein, with protein MSATEMPNPASVNCINMGGKLTLQRTPQGEWGMCQLPSGKVCEEWALFRGVCS; from the coding sequence ATGTCCGCCACCGAAATGCCCAACCCTGCCTCGGTCAACTGCATCAACATGGGTGGCAAGCTGACGCTCCAACGCACCCCGCAAGGCGAATGGGGCATGTGCCAATTGCCCTCGGGCAAGGTGTGTGAGGAGTGGGCTTTGTTTCGGGGCGTGTGTTCTTAG
- a CDS encoding TRAP transporter large permease: protein MSLSLILLLSCCFYLAIGLPVAFALGFSTLTALVFGADYPLFVLLKQTYEGVDSFPLMAVPFFILAAELMSGGSLTEVLLKFAAQFVGHKRGGLGYTNVVSLTFFSGISGSALADAAGPGSMMIRMMDKAGYDRSYAAALTAATAIVGPIIPPSIIMIIYALQDERVSVGALFVAGFVPGILIAAGMALVNFRVSKQRNYKGIPGNETFAEKMLVTWKAIPALMLPVIILGGMRAGWFTPTEASVVAVFYALVCGKWIYRTLEWKAVPDILSRSALMTASVLIIIGTSNAFAWVLTIDGLPIKLAEWMGTQDMSAFTFLIAVNIFLLIFGIFIEPLPGVMVLVPILAPVAAKLGVDPVHFAMVVIFNLTLGMITPPVGGLLFVTSNVSKVPLDALVRELKPFLWAHAIILVLLTFVPSLSTWLPHTLGFN from the coding sequence ATGAGTCTCAGCTTAATTCTTCTTCTCAGTTGCTGCTTTTACTTAGCCATTGGTCTGCCCGTTGCTTTTGCACTGGGCTTCTCAACGCTCACCGCTTTGGTCTTCGGGGCTGATTACCCCTTGTTCGTTTTGCTCAAGCAAACATACGAGGGTGTGGACAGCTTTCCACTCATGGCCGTGCCATTTTTTATCTTAGCGGCAGAACTCATGAGCGGCGGGTCGTTGACTGAGGTGTTGTTGAAATTCGCCGCTCAATTTGTGGGCCACAAACGCGGCGGCTTGGGCTACACCAACGTGGTGTCGCTGACTTTCTTTTCCGGCATTTCGGGATCTGCGCTGGCCGATGCCGCAGGCCCTGGCTCCATGATGATTCGCATGATGGACAAGGCGGGCTATGACCGCTCTTACGCAGCTGCACTGACCGCTGCGACGGCAATCGTGGGCCCCATCATTCCACCGTCGATCATCATGATCATTTATGCATTACAGGACGAACGTGTCTCGGTGGGTGCGTTGTTTGTGGCGGGCTTTGTCCCTGGCATTTTGATTGCAGCGGGCATGGCGTTGGTCAACTTTCGTGTATCAAAGCAACGCAACTACAAAGGCATTCCTGGTAACGAAACATTCGCAGAAAAAATGCTCGTCACGTGGAAGGCCATTCCTGCCCTGATGCTGCCTGTGATTATTTTGGGCGGCATGCGTGCAGGTTGGTTCACACCGACTGAAGCCTCTGTGGTTGCCGTGTTTTACGCCTTGGTGTGCGGCAAATGGATTTATCGCACGCTGGAATGGAAAGCAGTACCCGACATCCTGTCACGATCAGCACTGATGACCGCTTCGGTGCTCATCATCATTGGCACGTCAAACGCATTTGCATGGGTTCTGACGATTGATGGATTGCCGATCAAACTGGCCGAATGGATGGGGACACAAGACATGTCTGCCTTCACCTTCTTGATTGCTGTCAACATCTTCTTGCTGATCTTTGGCATCTTCATTGAGCCGTTGCCGGGTGTGATGGTTTTGGTTCCCATCCTTGCCCCTGTCGCGGCCAAGCTGGGGGTGGATCCCGTGCATTTCGCAATGGTGGTCATCTTCAATTTGACGCTGGGCATGATCACGCCCCCGGTTGGAGGCTTGCTGTTTGTGACCTCCAACGTGTCCAAAGTTCCACTGGATGCGCTGGTCAGAGAACTGAAGCCTTTCCTATGGGCGCATGCCATTATTTTGGTTCTTCTGACCTTTGTGCCAAGTCTGAGTACTTGGCTGCCACACACACTTGGATTCAATTAA